From a region of the Saccharomyces paradoxus chromosome IV, complete sequence genome:
- the TMA64 gene encoding Tma64p (similar to YDR117C), producing the protein MFKKEPHIKALSNLKNSERKKLLQTCKKQTNNEEYTFQTSTIKQTNFSGQKSIGTVYTDENNTPILFKEKHNEQLFPTVYSCWENPTLLPIVLTHGFVIEEHLFNGANLMISGSIPPFDPRCKIGTICGVASKQAPKVVLAIGVVELDLPSYGRVIGETGVAVKVIHHFNDGLSKAFKMKLEPPTALCTESDDENTSSKHMERPEQSKDVEEAQESAQEANFNVEEIAEVLDHLTVSDVDYFITRALYYSLTQDKGLVLPISASNFISNHIMRNLPPIDHNEVNVKKTSWKKSAKFLKHFEREGFLKLKGKGDDLTIVGKNTDKDELKNFVPYKLGCSNATKESGENTTSKEKTSGMMYSLTLYKPFNLAKEFLKEVDLGCHTYYTSQDIRTAASQYISIKNLADTKDKGKVVMDDLLFDMVNKKKKNSDISRIIARAEILHPLLANNFTEFYQIFKSDDTLLFKAPMKGSLPRIKIITEMKIGRKVITKVSNFEVFQVDSESLAADLRKICSGSTTISESQTFKSAEVQVQGPHGQSIIDHLNKLGIPNKWIDFENKLKKKKRK; encoded by the coding sequence ATGTTTAAGAAGGAGCCTCATATAAAAGCTTTGAGTAATTTGAAGAACTCCgaaagaaagaagttgCTACAAACTTGCAAAAAACAGAcgaataatgaagaatatacGTTTCAGACCTCCACTATAAAACAAACGAACTTTAGCGGCCAGAAGAGTATAGGAACGGTATACACGGACGAGAACAATACCCCAATATTATTTAAGGAGAAACATAATGAGCAGCTTTTTCCAACTGTGTATTCATGTTGGGAAAACCCTACACTACTGCCGATCGTTTTAACTCATGGGTTTGTTATAGAAGAGCATTTATTCAATGGCGCTAACCTGATGATTTCTGGCTCGATCCCACCCTTCGATCCTCGTTGCAAAATAGGTACTATTTGTGGTGTAGCTAGTAAACAGGCACCAAAAGTTGTCTTAGCCATAGGTGTTGTTGAACTAGATCTACCGTCGTATGGTAGAGTAATCGGTGAAACAGGCGTTGCTGTAAAAGTCATACACCATTTTAATGATGGGCTCTCCAAAGCTTTTAAGATGAAATTGGAACCTCCAACTGCTCTCTGCACAGAATCGGATGATGAAAACACCAGTAGTAAACATATGGAGCGCCCAGAACAAAGCAAGGATGTTGAAGAGGCGCAAGAAAGTGCACAAGAAGCGAATTTTAATGTAGAGGAGATTGCTGAAGTCTTAGATCATTTAACTGTGTCGGATGTAGACTATTTCATTACAAGAGCATTATATTATAGCTTAACCCAAGATAAAGGTTTGGTATTGCCCATTTCAGCTTCTAACTTCATCTCAAACCATATTATGCGTAATTTGCCTCCAATTGATCACAATGAAGTCAATGTAAAGAAAACTTcgtggaaaaaaagtgcgaaatttttgaaacacTTCGAGAGGGAAGGcttcttgaaattgaaaggaAAGGGGGACGACTTAACCATTGTGGGTAAAAATACTGACAAGGATGAGTTGAAGAACTTTGTGCCATATAAGCTTGGTTGTAGTAATGCCACCAAAGAAAGTGGCGAGAACACAACCTCGAAGGAGAAAACATCAGGAATGATGTATTCACTGACGCTATATAAACCATTTAATCTTGcgaaagaatttttgaaggagGTTGATTTGGGTTGCCACACATATTATACCTCTCAAGATATTAGAACCGCAGCTTCTCAGTATATTTCTATCAAGAATCTAGCAGACACAAAagataaaggaaaagttgTTATGGACGATTTATTATTCGATATGGttaacaaaaagaaaaaaaactcagATATTTCACGTATCATTGCTAGAGCTGAAATTTTACATCCTTTGCTCGCCAATAACTTTACCGAgttttatcaaatattcaaaagcGACGATACACTTTTGTTCAAAGCGCCAATGAAGGGTTCTCTTCCACGTATCAAGATTATtactgaaatgaaaattggTAGGAAAGTTATTACTAAAGTCAGCAATTTTGAAGTGTTTCAAGTTGATTCAGAATCACTTGCCGCTGatttaagaaaaatttgtagCGGGTCGACAACAATAAGTGAATCACAAACGTTCAAAAGTGCTGAAGTGCAGGTTCAAGGTCCGCACGGCCAGTCTATTATTGATCATCTTAACAAATTAGGTATTCCAAACAAATGGATAGACTTTGAGAACaagttaaagaagaaaaaaagaaagtaa
- the MRPL1 gene encoding mitochondrial 54S ribosomal protein uL1m (Mitochondrial ribosomal protein of the large subunit~similar to YDR116C), translating into MLSVVAIPKICVTGAARRCFSLTAKKLYADDYKPTAMSSNAPSLTKDQAKKRELKRLVQRKAEAKKPATASPLYMPVTMALRYLRAAEVGRPQSQQTINLTTLVVGERGTAPLSGSVTFPKPLRYIKVAAFTNDESKLEELREKYPNHLIGGADLVAKIKNGEISVDFDKAFATPDIVPALQSQVARILGPRGVLPSAKKGTVSDDISSLLQESLGSMPFRQRGNSISLGVGKSYFTDREILQNIISARAALKTAVDNQKSKKPNILSKTTLSSTHGPGIVIDFA; encoded by the coding sequence ATGCTATCCGTAGTAGCGATTCCGAAGATATGTGTCACAGGTGCTGCGAGAAGATGCTTCTCGCTGACTGCAAAGAAACTATACGCAGATGATTATAAACCGACGGCTATGTCTTCCAATGCACCTTCACTGACAAAAGACCAAGCCAAAAAGAGAGAGTTGAAAAGATTGGTACAACGAAAGGCCGAAGCAAAGAAACCGGCTACAGCAAGCCCACTGTACATGCCAGTTACAATGGCATTAAGATACCTACGCGCAGCAGAAGTTGGCAGACCGCAATCGCAACAGACAATTAATTTGACTACACTGGTAGTGGGTGAAAGAGGTACAGCGCCTTTGTCTGGTAGCGTCACATTTCCTAAGCCTTTAAGATATATTAAAGTTGCTGCCTTCACTAACGACGAAAGTAAACTGGAAGAACTTCGTGAGAAATACCCGAATCATTTAATTGGTGGAGCAGACCTTGTCGccaaaattaaaaatggTGAAATTTCTGTTGACTTTGACAAGGCATTTGCTACGCCAGATATTGTTCCAGCTTTACAATCACAGGTCGCCAGGATACTTGGCCCTCGCGGAGTTTTACCCTCTGCTAAAAAAGGTACAGTGAGCGATGATATAAGCTCCCTACTTCAAGAAAGCCTAGGATCTATGCCTTTCAGGCAAAGGGGCAACTCTATCAGTCTCGGGGTTGGGAAAAGTTACTTCACTGATCGAGAAATTTTGCAAAACATTATATCTGCCAGAGCAGCATTAAAAACAGCTGTTGATAACCAAAAATCCAAGAAACCTAATATACTAAGTAAAACCACGTTGTCAAGCACGCATGGTCCCGGTATTGTAATCGATTTTGCCTAG
- the COX26 gene encoding Cox26p (similar to YDR119W) has product MFFSQVLRSSARAAPIKRYTGGRVGESWVITEGRRLIPEIFQWSAVLSVCLGWPGAVYFFSKARKA; this is encoded by the coding sequence ATGTTTTTCAGCCAAGTTTTGAGGTCGTCTGCTCGTGCTGCCCCAATCAAGAGGTATACGGGAGGTAGAGTAGGTGAATCATGGGTGATTACGGAAGGTAGAAGGCTCATTCCAgagatttttcaatggaGTGCAGTATTAAGCGTTTGTTTGGGTTGGCCTGGTGCTGTGTACTTTTTTAGTAAGGCAAGAAAAGCATGA
- the APC4 gene encoding anaphase promoting complex subunit 4 (Subunit of the Anaphase-Promoting Complex/Cyclosome (APC/C)~similar to YDR118W), with product MSSPANDYFIDYNPLFPIFATRISRGLAIYRVSDHAKLAVIPIRNINLVANYNWDTTTGKFLSIFFKDGTIRIHDIFKDGRLVSFLRIPSTKISKGIWDRIPLKYESSNRNFACNIIDDLPKLIRFVKDSKRINIVPYTPPNSLWRGPDEDDPESNEKLDVHVIFNEGNDKITFFFNGDYAVFLSVYDIEKEKFLKSIVKVQGGFYQCFYEDGTVRTLNLAPLLQSKSSVNLLNYIMVIKELIGYVLTHLEFINRELITPYLDFVKRLCDEAYGYSKLKSELEALFLLGEISCDLEDWLCNSVGEKNLKRWKFVGCEAYQKTVQVLTLIFVPACERIIIFVEKLRAILEAFSIQNKFSHTSDLTAVEALLKNSQKLLTITLKSIIGLGKDEILFEKFFIWFNDRIHEALDEDYKLKFKFEDDPYFGYDLLTYFDRILSRKSTESNSLINVKSYRDLINSMSDMEKEISQTNVNSHIQQHILVKSRAEVYSQKYPSSQINMLDALKLPKHNYIVYLIQVSKQNNGQDAFSEESKQKLYIGTLKDDNLGIISRESSVKIPEPFKNYSLGSARFVLKRVPNLLRETELANTSYNSSNITEYRGEDDDNEEDDGTITIPVYITENEENDDFVACTAKISVDGRSASLVFPKEKRIL from the coding sequence ATGTCATCTCCCGCTAATGATTATTTCATTGATTATAACCcactttttccaatttttgcTACAAGAATATCAAGAGGCCTTGCCATTTACAGAGTCTCAGATCACGCTAAACTCGCGGTAATTCCCATAAGAAATATAAATTTGGTGGCAAATTACAATTGGGATACAACTACTGGTAAATTCTtgtccattttttttaaggaTGGGACAATCAGAATCcatgatatttttaaagaTGGTCGATTAGTTTCATTCCTAAGAATACCGAGTACAAAAATATCGAAAGGTATATGGGACCGAATTCCTTTAAAATACGAATCAAGTAACCGAAATTTTGCATGcaatattattgatgatTTACCAAAGCTAATAAGATTTGTAAAGGATTCCAAAAGGATAAACATTGTCCCTTACACTCCACCGAATAGCTTATGGAGAGGTCCAGATGAGGATGATCCAGAAAGTAATGAAAAACTAGACGTTCACGTAATATTTAATGAAggaaatgataaaatcactttcttttttaatggTGATTACGCTGTTTTCCTGTCAGTGTATGATattgagaaagaaaagttccTAAAATCGATTGTTAAGGTGCAAGGTGGCTTTTACCAATGCTTTTATGAGGATGGAACCGTACGAACTTTAAATTTAGCACCACTATTACAGAGCAAATCATCAGTGAACCTGCTGAATTATATAATGGTAATAAAAGAGCTTATAGGTTACGTGCTCACTCACCTCGAGTTCATTAACCGGGAACTAATAACACCTTATTTGGACTTTGTCAAGAGATTGTGTGATGAAGCCTATGGATATAGCAAACTGAAATCGGAGTTAGAAGCGCTGTTTTTACTTGGAGAGATCTCCTGTGATTTGGAGGACTGGCTATGCAACTCAGTGGGTGAAAAGAACTTAAAAAGGTGGAAGTTTGTGGGTTGCGAAGCCTACCAAAAAACTGTTCAGGTTCTAACTTTGATATTCGTACCTGCATGCGAGagaatcattatttttgtaGAGAAATTAAGGGCCATATTAGAAGCTTTCTCTATACAGAATAAGTTTAGTCATACATCAGATTTGACAGCTGTTGAAGCtcttctgaaaaattcgcAGAAATTGTTAACTATTACCTTAAAGTCAATAATAGGCTTGGGAAAGGATGAAATACTTTTTGAGAAGTTTTTCATATGGTTTAACGATAGAATCCATGAAGCGCTGGACGAAGACTACAAACTGAAATTTAAATTCGAAGACGACCCTTACTTTGGGTATGATTTGCTAACTTACTTTGACAGAATTTTATCCAGAAAAAGTACAGAATCCAACTCATTAATCAACGTGAAATCTTATAGAGATCTAATTAATAGCATGTCTGATATGGAAAAAGAGATTTCGCAGACTAACGTTAATTCTCATATTCAACAACACATTCTGGTTAAATCAAGGGCGGAAGTTTATTCGCAAAAATATCCATCCTCGCAAATAAATATGCTTGATGCCTTAAAATTACCTAAGCATAATTACATAGTTTACCTTATTCAGGtatcaaaacaaaataatggTCAAGATGCCTTTTCAGAAGAAAGCAAACAGAAACTATATATAGGTACTCTGAAGGATGACAATTTAGGCATTATATCAAGAGAATCTTCAGTTAAGATTCCGGAGCCATTTAAGAACTATAGCTTGGGCAGTGCAAGGTTTGTGCTGAAAAGGGTCCCGAACTTGCTTCGGGAAACTGAACTGGCGAATACTAGCTATAATAGTAGTAACATTACCGAATATAGGGGAGAAGATGACGACAATGAGGAAGATGACGGCACAATAACCATTCCTGTTTATATCACCGAGAATgaggaaaatgatgatTTCGTGGCATGCACCGCGAAGATATCGGTGGATGGAAGAAGCGCATCTCTAGtatttccaaaagaaaaacgaaTTTTGTGA
- the VBA4 gene encoding Vba4p (similar to YDR119W): MGKKDRQRKKLREFAKLKNRQRNLRKSVQNLKDEVQRKAKEPENSNQIALGNDEIEEINENSPLLSAPSRQEETKVSKKIDIDIIDAHPLHEGPKNDDSPQVEVNGIEGKSADKTDEEDIKSPLQNEPGRKSALQSSIKDFSDRSVSPLQSITSGDTPMSELELPVSSSNSLERADDIPVVQPESQTLTIKSLPIAASPPEVLVSGAEMSSYGYGSIPESIEDVEDGANPPYIANTSSDELVHDLTRRRIFSSCMCTYLFFIAMDSSIILVIVSKIASEFHELWRLSLVISAYLLSNAIGQLVFLKLSLISSVKLLLCIAQFSFILGSYLSWDSIHFWTFIFARCVTGFGGGSLIALKSTIMNRFSKKNDNRYSLSASMITFSLGVAIGPFVVSLFDSSHGSGWKNAFLIPVPFCLVNASIMLADMYSVKNTLHHGSPRPTLWKRFKKTISSPDLYEILTLALFLLCFVQVTSLDLTSLEHSTVIQVVLFSVIIVCGILFLLIETSDTYMNSVISMSLQGDKHLIWTMMGISFCFAALMCIIPFGTTYFIIVLNLNTLQLAERLLPFFFSIVVGYFSVCYFWKSKRQNYLLKFVLSGVTLILYVALMGVGLSLPVWKQYICLSLPFLGSSMILTLLSNLYHEYHEQRKSPISGSIVYCFGAVGGTVGVSLGGYVFHKTLIKIMHEEVMKFSKQGYLKKDLLKIIKHATRSSDWAHESAPKFIFQTLIECYLQACRNVFKLSALFFTITVVTIFIFNRIH, from the coding sequence ATGGGGAAGAAGGATAGACAGCGCAAGAAACTGCGTGAGTTTGCTAAATTAAAGAACAGGCAGCGAAACTTGAGAAAGAGCGTGCAAAATTTGAAGGACGAGGTTCAGCGGAAGGCTAAAGAACCAGAAAACTCGAATCAAATTGCACTAGGAAACGACGAAATCGAAGAGATCAACGAAAATAGTCCATTATTATCCGCTCCTAGTAGACAAGAGGAAAcaaaagtttcaaagaagattgatattgatattattgatgCACATCCTCTTCACGAAGGGCCAAAAAACGATGACTCGCCTCAAGTTGAAGTTAATGGTATCGAAGGAAAATCTGCGGATAAGACCGATGAGGAGGATATTAAATCCCCTTTACAGAATGAACCAGGTAGAAAGTCAGCTTTACAAAGCTCTATAAAAGATTTTAGTGATAGGTCAGTATCCCCATTGCAAAGCATTACCAGCGGTGATACTCCGATGAGTGAGCTTGAGTTACCagtatcttcttcaaattcgCTTGAGAGAGCTGATGACATACCTGTAGTGCAGCCAGAGAGCCAGACGTTAACTATTAAATCTTTGCCCATCGCGGCATCACCTCCTGAAGTGCTAGTTAGTGGAGCTGAAATGAGTTCATATGGATACGGCTCTATACCTGAGAGCATTGAAGATGTAGAGGACGGAGCAAATCCCCCTTATATCGCTAATACATCATCTGATGAACTTGTACATGATTTGACAAGAAGGCGTATATTTTCATCCTGTATGTGTacttatttattctttattgCAATGGACAGTTCTATAATCCTAGTAATTGTTTCCAAAATTGCTTCTGAGTTCCATGAATTATGGAGGTTATCCTTAGTCATCTCAGCATACTTATTGAGTAATGCTATTGGCCAACTggtatttttgaaactatCTTTGATATCCAGTGTAAAATTGTTGTTGTGTATAGCTCAATTCAGTTTTATCCTCGGCAGCTATCTATCTTGGGATTCTATCCATTTCTGGACGTTTATCTTCGCCCGTTGCGTCACAGGATTCGGGGGCGGTTCCTTAATAGCGCTTAAGAGCACTATTATGAATAGgttttccaaaaagaaCGACAATCGGTACTCGTTGAGTGCATCTATGATAACATTTTCTCTGGGTGTGGCAATTGGGCCCTTTGTGGTGAGCTTGTTTGATTCGTCTCACGGTAGTGGATGGAAAAATGCCTTCTTAATACCCGTCCCCTTTTGCCTTGTGAATGCTTCAATTATGCTGGCAGATATGTATTCTGTCAAAAATACTTTACATCATGGAAGTCCAAGACCTACACTATGGAAAAGattcaagaaaactatATCAAGTCCTGATTTATACGAAATATTGACGCTTGCGCTATTCCTACTTTGCTTCGTTCAAGTGACTTCGCTGGATTTAACAAGTTTAGAACATAGTACGGTGATTCAAGTGGTACTATTTTCTGTAATAATCGTCTGTGGCATTTTATTCCTCTTAATAGAGACGAGTGATACGTACATGAACTCTGTCATTTCAATGTCCTTACAAGGTGACAAGCATTTAATATGGACAATGATGGGAATTTCGTTTTGCTTTGCAGCATTGATGTGCATCATCCCATTCGGTACAACATACttcattattgttttgaacTTGAACACTTTACAACTTGCAGAAAGATTACTcccattctttttttccattgtaGTGGGTTATTTTAGTGtttgttatttttggaagTCGAAAAGGCAGAACTATTTGCTTAAATTTGTCTTAAGCGGAGTTACTCTGATACTATATGTAGCGCTTATGGGGGTAGGTTTGAGTTTACCAGTATGGAAGCAATACATATGTTTATCTCTTCCATTTTTGGGTTCCTCTATGATATTGACCTTACTGTCAAATCTTTATCATGAGTACCATGAACAAAGGAAATCACCCATCAGTGGCTCTATCGTATATTGCTTCGGTGCCGTAGGGGGGACAGTTGGCGTTTCCCTGGGTGGTTATGTTTTCCACAAGACATTAATAAAAATTATGCATGAGGAGGTGATGAAGTTTAGCAAGCAAGGTTATCTAAAAAAGGaccttttgaaaatcatcAAGCATGCTACGCGATCTTCAGATTGGGCACATGAATCAGCGCCAAagttcatttttcaaactttgaTTGAGTGTTACTTACAAGCATGTCGGAATGTATTTAAACTCTCtgcccttttttttacgaTTACGGTCGTAACAATATTCATCTTCAACAGAATTCATTGA
- the TRM1 gene encoding tRNA (guanine26-N2)-dimethyltransferase (tRNA methyltransferase~similar to YDR120C), whose amino-acid sequence MSSFFRIPFKRANLHGMLKAAISKIKANFTAYGAPRINIEDFNIVKEGKAEILFPKKETVFYNPIQQFNRDLSVTCIKAWDNLYGEECGQKRKNKKSKKKRCAEINDDSSKRQKIDNGSPKETVGNSDQNEPYINILEALSATGLRAIRYAHEIPHVREVIANDLLPEAVESIKRNVEYNNVENIVKPNLDDANVLMYRNKANDNKFHVIDLDPYGTVTPFVDAAIQSIEEGGLMLVTCTDLSVLAGNGYPEKCFALYGGVNMVSHESTHESALRLVLNLLKQTAAKYKKTVEPLLSLSIDFYVRVFVKVKTSPIEVKNVMSSTMTTYHCSRCGSYHNQPLGRISQREGRKNKTFTKYSVAQGPPVDTKCKFCEGTYHLAGPMYAGPLHNKEFIDEVLRINKEEHRDQDETYGTRKRIEGMLSLAKNELSDSPFYFSPNHIASVIKLQVPPMKKVVAGLGSLGYECSLTHAQPSSLKTNAPWDAIWYVMQKCDDEKKDLSKMNPNTTGYKILSAMPKWLSDTVKSEYDSKLSFTPNEQSGNIEKLRKLKIVRYQENPTKNWGPKARPNTS is encoded by the coding sequence ATGTCAAGCTTCTTCAGAATACCCTTTAAGCGGGCAAATTTACACGGAATGTTGAAGGCTGCTATCTCTAAAATCAAGGCGAACTTCACTGCGTATGGTGCACCAAGAATCAATATTGAGGATTTCAATATAGTCAAAGAAGGCAAAGCAGAAATTCTTTTCcctaaaaaggaaactgtTTTCTATAATCCCATCCAACAATTTAATAGGGATCTAAGTGTTACATGCATCAAGGCGTGGGACAACCTATACGGCGAGGAGTGTGgccaaaagagaaaaaataagaaaagtaaaaagaaaagatgcGCGGAAATTAACGATGATTCTTCCAAGCGCCAAAAAATAGATAATGGATCACCAAAGGAAACTGTTGGTAATTCTGACCAAAACGAACCTTACATAAATATTCTGGAAGCGTTGTCGGCCACTGGGCTAAGAGCCATTAGGTATGCTCATGAAATTCCTCATGTGAGAGAAGTTATCGCTAACGATTTGCTTCCAGAGGCTGTTGAATCTATTAAACGAAACGTTGAATATAACAATGTCGAAAACATTGTAAAGCCAAATCTCGATGATGCCAATGTCTTAATGTACCGCAATAAAGCCAATGATAATAAGTTTCACGTCATTGACCTGGATCCCTATGGTACCGTCACTCCTTTTGTGGATGCAGCCATCCAGAGTATTGAAGAGGGTGGTTTAATGCTGGTGACTTGCACCGATTTATCCGTTTTAGCCGGTAATGGATACCCAGAAAAGTGTTTTGCCCTATATGGTGGTGTTAATATGGTTTCTCATGAATCAACTCACGAAAGTGCGCTAAGACTAGTGTTGAATTTACTAAAGCAAACTGCCGCAAAATACAAGAAAACTGTGGAACCACTTTTGTCATTGAGCATTGACTTTTACGTCAGAGTTTTCGTTAAAGTCAAAACAAGTCCAATTGAAGTCAAGAACGTCATGTCAAGCACCATGACTACCTATCATTGTTCTCGTTGTGGCTCATACCACAACCAACCTTTGGGCAGAATTTCCCAACGCGAAGGtaggaaaaacaaaacattCACTAAATACTCGGTTGCCCAAGGCCCACCGGTAGATACTAAATGTAAATTCTGCGAAGGAACATATCATTTAGCTGGTCCAATGTATGCAGGTCCTCTACACAATAAAGAATTCATCGACGAAGTATTGAGAATTAATAAAGAAGAGCATCGTGACCAGGATGAAACATATGGAACACGTAAAAGAATTGAAGGTATGTTATCCCTAGCTAAAAATGAATTATCCGATTCCCCATTCTATTTCAGTCCCAACCATATTGCGTCGGTGATAAAATTACAAGTACCTCCCATGAAAAAAGTAGTTGCAGGGTTAGGGTCCCTAGGGTATGAATGTTCGTTAACACATGCTCAACCATCCTCCTTAAAGACCAACGCTCCCTGGGATGCAATTTGGTATGTGATGCAAAAATGTGATgacgaaaagaaagatttaaGTAAAATGAATCCGAATACCACAGGCTATAAGATTTTATCGGCCATGCCAAAATGGTTAAGTGATACTGTTAAATCGGAATATGACTCAAAACTATCATTCACACCAAATGAACAAAGTGgtaatattgaaaaactaaGGAAACTGAAAATTGTGAGATATCAGGAAAATCCCACAAAGAACTGGGGCCCAAAAGCCCGTCCTAATACTTCATAA
- the DPB4 gene encoding DNA polymerase epsilon noncatalytic subunit (Subunit of DNA pol epsilon and of ISW2 chromatin accessibility complex~similar to YDR121W), whose product MPPKGWRKDAQGNYPTTSYIKEQENITIQDLLFPRSAIVNLAREVPQQSGKKLLINKDASLALQRGATVFVNHLLLFAREIAKSQDKKSCSVDDVMSALDHIGHSALKGPVRDKLDEYQAAVELKKKEKLDSSEIDADGDIDMGGDRENTPAQVVKEHDEIEEEGDASQNVEESSEKKQKTENQDVDTTVRNPEETSSTMETV is encoded by the coding sequence ATGCCACCAAAAGGCTGGAGAAAGGATGCGCAGGGCAATTACCCCACCACCTCGTATATTAAAGAACAAGAGAACATAACGATTCAGGACCTATTATTTCCTAGAAGTGCTATTGTGAATTTGGCACGTGAAGTGCCACAGCAAAGCGGCAAAAAGCTGTTGATAAATAAAGACGCGTCATTAGCATTGCAGCGTGGTGCTACAGTCTTTGTTAACCACTTGCTCCTATTTGCAAGAGAAATAGCCAAAAGccaagataaaaaaagctgCAGTGTAGACGATGTAATGAGCGCTTTGGACCATATAGGGCACTCAGCACTGAAGGGTCCTGTTAGAGATAAACTAGATGAATACCAAGCTGCTGttgaactgaaaaaaaaggaaaaactaGATAGCAGCGAAATAGATGCTGACGGCGATATAGATATGGGTGGAGATAGGGAAAACACGCCCGCCCAAGTGGTTAAAGAGCATGACGAAATTGAGGAAGAAGGCGACGCATCACAGAACGTAGAAGAGTCCtctgaaaagaaacagaaaacgGAGAATCAGGATGTAGACACCACAGTACGAAACCCTGAGGAAACGTCATCCACTATGGAAACTGTCTAG